The nucleotide sequence TACCATTCCTATTATCTTAACTACATCTTCGGTGTTTCTAATTCTATTTATAGGGCGGTGATCCTTTAATTCTCCTCTTTTATCTAAAAATCCTCTTAATTTTTCGAACCTGCTTTTGAAGTAGGATGAAAAATCTTTAATTTCCCCGCTTGTATAGGATTTTCTGCTTGTATCCTGAATAACGTGGAAATCGAATGGCCTTCCACTGGAAAATTTCTTTTGGGGAGGTTTGGATATGTTTTTAGAGGGGGTTAAATCACCAGCAGTTTCATCATCAGTTATAATATTTTCTGAATCCTTTTCTTTTAGGAATTTATCCAGTATTTCTTCTGTTAAAACAAAAATATCTTCATTAGAATACAGCAACTCTTCGATGAGAGAATCTGTAACGTTATGAGAATTTTCATGGTTTTTTATGCGTTCGTATGCTTTATCGTTTACCAAGATATTTGCATTGGTGAACTTAACAATGATATCGTTGTTCATGGCTACCCCGTGCAAAGCTTTTTGTATGTATATTTATAATCATATTATAATATTAAATCTAGTTTTTAACCAAAAAATTAAAATTAATCAACAGCAAAGATAAATTAAAAATACGAGAAATACTAATAATCAGGTGATAAATTGCCAAGAATCATAAAATTTATACTTTTCCTTTTACTCTTTGGATTATTCTTTGAAGCAGGGCTTTTCAGTTCCTATACAATAGTTACTTCCCAACCTCCGGATGTTGGAAGTCTTATAGACATGCAAACCAGTAAATTAGCCGCTATATGGGAAAGTATCAGCTTCGGTTCTGACGGCAATTCAACCAATACCCTTAAAATATTAAATGGAGATCCAGTGATTCAGACCCTTAAAAATAAAACAGGTCTAAATGGTGTAAATTTAGAGACAATGACTGCAACTTCAGATGATGACATGAGTAAGAAAGAAATATTAGTTACTATAAACGCAGAGGGATATAAAGACACAGTTTCTGGCGGGGCTACTACTGGAAATAAGACAGGTGGGCAAATAGTAATTACTGCTACCGAAAAATATTCACTTACAGCCACAGCCACAGCCAAAAAGAAGACAAGAGGGGTTGAAATTAATGTTAACACCATTAAAATAACCTCTTTAAAGAAGGTATACGCTCAATGAAGTTTAAACCACTACTGGGTTAACAAATTTAAATTTATTTTTTTAAATATTTTATTTTTAAGCAGGTGTAGTAATGATTAAAGTCATAGGCATTGGACCTTCTCGAGAAGATATAAGTATAAGAGCTTTAAATGCTATTAAAGAGTCAGATGTGATAATCGCTTATAGGACATATATTAAGCCCATAGAAGATTTGCTCGAAGGTAAAGAAGTTATTAAAAAGGGTATGGGCGATGAAATAGAAAGAGCAGAGCTAGCTATTCAGAAATCAAGGGAAGGAATGAATGTTTCTATAATAAGTTCAGGAGATCCTGGTGTTTTTGGAATGGGAAATGTGATTTTTCAGTTAATTGGCAAGTATACTGATATTGAGGTGGAATTAATTCCAGGGATCACAGCAGCTACTTTTGCCGCGTCAAAACTTGGAGCACCCCTCCACGATTTTGCGGTTATTAGTTTAAGTGATATTTTAACCCCCATATCTGAAATAAAGCGCAAAATTGAATTTGCATCTAAAGGAGACTTTGTAATAGCTATTTATAATCCCCTGAGCAAGACCAGGAAGAAACCTTTTGAAGAAGCTTATAAAATATTGCTTGAGGAAAAAAAACCTTCAACTCCAGTGGG is from Methanobacterium sp. and encodes:
- the cobJ gene encoding precorrin-3B C(17)-methyltransferase; its protein translation is MIKVIGIGPSREDISIRALNAIKESDVIIAYRTYIKPIEDLLEGKEVIKKGMGDEIERAELAIQKSREGMNVSIISSGDPGVFGMGNVIFQLIGKYTDIEVELIPGITAATFAASKLGAPLHDFAVISLSDILTPISEIKRKIEFASKGDFVIAIYNPLSKTRKKPFEEAYKILLEEKKPSTPVGIVRSNDGDVHITVTTLEDLKNHEINMSTTIIIGNSMTYVQDGFMITPRGYVIRSSIHPLSREFYERFLEGEIVEGPNLECDFYPCHEAGENCTFCYCPFYPCGDSSTGGRWIKDKGVWSCQDCTWIHEDKTVQCIMPRFCEIVNEVKDLKDKKKELLKLRRECIQNTQ